Within Acidobacteriota bacterium, the genomic segment GCAGCGTCGCATCACCGCCCTTTACCGATTGAAGAAAGATTCCGCGTGCCGCTCCACCATCCGGCGCATTCATGTAGAGCACCCAACGACCGTCGGGCGAGAACTCCACCGGATGGGGATGGCTCTCGAACCGTCCGAGAACATCGATGCTCGAGTCGCTCAGGTTCACGATCCCGAGCTCGTGTACGTTCTCGTTCCGCTCGATGCTGACGAGAAGTCGCCTGCCATCGGGGGAAAACCTGCCGGGCTCGACATAGAAATGGTTTTCGGCCGGGATCAGGACCCGTGGTTCTTCGTTCTTCTCGGTGGACACGAGCCGGAGCTCCACCGGACAACGTGGCTGGCAGAGACTTCCGTACCACGTATACGCCAGCCATTTCCCGTCCGGAGAAAACCTCGACTGGCCGCCGAATTCGTCATTCTCTCCCCATGGGCCACTGTGGGTGAGGAGGCGATTCGTACCATTCTCGAGATCCCTGATCGCCATGTCGCCAGTCTCCCAGGCGATGTAGGAAAAGTACCGCCCGTCCGCCGACACCTCTCCCTCCCCGTCCGGTATCTCATCCCACAGCATTCGTGCGGCCGGTACCGAGGCGACCTGCACCCTCTCCACGTCAGGTGGCGTCATCCGGGCCAGTCGCTCTCTCGCCGCCTCGACAGCCGAGGACTGGTCGGCGTACTCCCGCACGATCCTCTCGTACGCCTTCTTTGCCTCCGCCTGCCCCAGCTTCTCGTACGCCGCGCCCATCTTCAGAAGCGCTCGAACCGCGAGCGATCGGTCCCGCCCCGCCTGTTCGACGACCTGTCCATAAAGCGCGATCGCTTTCGGGAGATCCCCCATCGACCGTTCCGCCACCAGAGCCTGCTGAAACAGATCGTCGGCATCCGCCGCCATCAACGGCAGCGAGAACATGATCACCAACACAGCCACCACTGCTCGCACTAACCTTTCCATCTGATCCTCCTTTGCCATGCCTCCCAACTTAAGGCAGTGCATCATCGGAGTTGTCATCGCCGGTCGCCGCGCTCGTCGCATCCCGGCAAAATTTCCGTCATCATTCGATCGAAAAGTCGTCATGAAAGTGTGGAGTCCCCAGCGACCCACTTGTAGCCGACCCCGAAGATCGTCAGCAGATGCCGCGGACTCGACGGGTCATCCTCGAGCTTCGAGCGGAGAGAGGCGACGTGGTTGTCGACCGTCCGCGTCGAGGGGTAGTTCTCGTAACCCCATACTTCATCGAGCAAGGTTTCTCGTGACACGACCTCTCCCGGACGTGATGCGATGGCTCGCAGCAGTCCGAACTCTTTCCGCGTGAGGTGAAGCGGCTCACCATCGCGCCGGGCCTCGAAACTCCGGAAATCGACTTCGATGTCATCGAACTCGAGAACGTCCAGCAGTTCATGCGCAGGAGCGTGACGCCGCAGAAGAGCGCGGACCCGCGCGAGCAGTTCCCGGAGTGAAAACGGCTTCGTCACGTAATCGTCGGCTCCGAGGTCGAGGCCGAGGACCTTGTCTCCCTCTTCACCTCGTGCCGTCAGCATGATGATCGGCGTGGCGCTCCCTTCGTCACGCAGAGTGCGACACACCTCGTATCCGCTGAGCTTCGGCAGCATCAGATCGAGCAGCACCAGATCCGGTGAATGCTCGCGGATCGCGTCGAGCCCTGTTACTCCGTCCGCCGCGGCAATCACCTCGTAGCCCTCTCCTTCGAGATTGTCGACCAGGCCTCGCAGGATGGCCGGATCATCCTCGACCACGACGACGCGTGACATCAGACGGCCTCCAGCGGGAACGTGATCGTGAACTCGCTGCCGGCACCGGGACGGCTTTTCAACAGGAGCATCCCTCCGTGCATCCGGGCGATGTGGGCGACGATCGGAAGACCGAGTCCGGCACCGGTGACGCCGACGCTGTTGGTCGCGCGATAGAACTTCTCGAAGATCTTTTCTTTCTCCTCCTCCGGAATCCCGATGCCGTGATCGATCACCCGCAATGCGACGCCGTCCCCTTCCCGCTCGAGACGGACCTGCAGGTCGAGACAGTCGCCCGAGTACTTCATCGCGTTGGTGAGAAGGTTGAGCAGCGCCTGTTCCACCGCATCCTCGTCCACTTTCACCGGGGGAAGACCCTCCTCCACATGCAGAGCGAGACGGAATCCTTTCTGCTGGAGCGGATATGCGGCCCCTCGCAGCGAACGGCGCACGACCTCGCCCAGGTCGCGAGCCTCGAGCCGGTACTGTCTGTCGCCCCGTTCGATCTTCGAGAACTCCAGCACGTTGTCGAGGAGCCGGCTCAACCGCTCGCTCTCATTGAGGATGAGCTCCAGGTATTCGTCGCGCTGCTTCGAGGTGGCGGGACGCCCCATCTGGAGAGACTCGGCGAACATCCGGATCGCCGAGAGGGGCGTCTTCAGCTCGTGAGAGACGCTGGAGACGAACTCGGAGCGCAACTCCGCCGTCTCGACCTCGCGACGCACGTCGCGCAGAAGCATCCCGGCGGCCGTGAGGCTCGTCAGAAAGACGAATCCAAGCGCCAGGAAGAAGAATGTCCGGCGCGATCGCGCCGCCTCGTCGACTCCCGCCGGGACGGGCGGCAGGGCGATGCCGATTCCGGGAAACGACGTGCTTGCGACCACACCGTCCTCGTTCCATCCCCGGGTGAGGTGCATCCCTTTGAGGGTCGGGTCCCGTGCGATCATCGCATCGATCAGATCCTCGGCAGCCACCGTGATCACCGCTTCCTTTCCACCTACCTCGGCGGAACCGACGATCCAGAGCCAGTCGCCGAACACCGTCCAGCTCTCCCGCAGCCCGTTTCCGTCTGCCGGCTGCGGCAGGACCGCCGGCAGGTTGTGCTGTAACTGGTTCGCGCGAGAGATTCTCTCGAGGCGCGCCTCGACCATAGCGGTGAGGGGTGCCGAGCCGAGAGCCGACGCGATGTCCGAGAGGAGGTGGAGGGCGGCGGGGGGCAGCTCGATCGATGGATCGAGGTGGCGCTCGAGCCACGGCACCATGTCTCCGGTGCCCGGTCCCGCCAGACGTTCCGCAGCATAGAGTGCGAGTGGGATCTGCTGATCGTCACGTGCCGATGGAGGCAGCCGCAGGACCTCCCGATACGAGATCAGAGCCTCCTCGGCTCTCCCCGTGCGGTGGAGCGCACGCGCCAGAAGCAGCTTCGCATAGGCTGCCTCCGAGTCGCTCCGGCTGATCTCCACGCCGTGACGGTAGTGACGGAGGGCTCGATCGGGACGGCCCGCGATCAGTTCTTCCGCCTCTCCGCGCGCGATTGCGGACCGCACCTCCGGCGTGGAGGGCCACGGCTCGTAAGACTCCGGGGCGGACCAGGGGAGCTCGAGAATCGATCCGTTGCGAAAGGCGATGAGCTCCGGGACGGGATCGGGAGTCTGTCCCGACGACAGGGCGAGACGGACGCGGTCGAGCCGATGCAGCATCCGCTGCTCGATCTCCGCGGCGAATCGTTCCCGCACTTCGCGATCCCGGTTCCGTTCCAGTTCCTTCTCCTGATCGACCATACGGGAGG encodes:
- a CDS encoding response regulator transcription factor produces the protein MSRVVVVEDDPAILRGLVDNLEGEGYEVIAAADGVTGLDAIREHSPDLVLLDLMLPKLSGYEVCRTLRDEGSATPIIMLTARGEEGDKVLGLDLGADDYVTKPFSLRELLARVRALLRRHAPAHELLDVLEFDDIEVDFRSFEARRDGEPLHLTRKEFGLLRAIASRPGEVVSRETLLDEVWGYENYPSTRTVDNHVASLRSKLEDDPSSPRHLLTIFGVGYKWVAGDSTLS